The following proteins come from a genomic window of Excalfactoria chinensis isolate bCotChi1 chromosome 6, bCotChi1.hap2, whole genome shotgun sequence:
- the INA gene encoding alpha-internexin — MSYSADPSALAASSRRLLAPGRSEGVEPRRANEKEQLRGLNERFAGYIERVRALEERNRALAGELAELRRLPPEPRRLGQLLGGELRALRARLEEAHGERAQAALERARLAEETQRLRARCEEEARGRAEAEQALRARQQAADGAARARDDLERRAEALREELAELRRAHAEQLAQLGAALRAAAPPASGPPTARPDLAAALRELRAQYEALPARNLQAAEDWYRARCASLHERAARSQEAVRASRREAGECRRQLQARVVEMESLRGAHESLERQLQELEERHSAEAAGLQDTIGQLEADLRNTKTEMARHLREYQDLLNVKMALDIEITAYRKLLEGEENLFSMGSAGLPAMNPLPNPTYSFQPRSSTTSFKKEEQREAVRASSKIPPGQAGMLDGTITTAKKAERFNVRGGIIANAKV; from the exons ATGAGCTACAGCGCGGATCCGTCGGCCCTGGCCGCCTCCTCCCGCCGCCTGCTCGCCCCGGGGCGCAGCGAGGGCGTCGAGCCGCGCCGTGCCAACGAGAAGGAGCAGCTGCGGGGCCTCAACGAGCGCTTCGCCGGTTACATCGAGCGTGTGCGGGCGCTGGAAGAGCGCAACCGGGCGCTGGCCGGCGAGCTGGCGGAGCTAAGGCGGCTGCCGCCCGAGCCGCGCCggctggggcagctgctgggcgGGGAGCTGCGGGCTCTGCGCGCCCGTTTGGAGGAGGCACACGGCGAGCGGGCGCAGGCAGCGCTGGAGCGGGCGCGGCTGGCCGAGGAGACGCAGCGGCTGCGGGCGCGCTGCGAGGAGGaggcgcggggccgcgccgAGGCGGAGCAGGCTTTGCGGGCCCGGCAGCAGGCGGCCGACGGGGCGGCCAGAGCCCGAGACGACCTGGAGCGTCGGGCGGAGGCGCTGCGGGAGGAGCTGGCGGAGCTGAGGCGCGCCCACGCCgagcagctggcacagctgggagctgcgctCCGCGCCGCCGCTCCCCCGGCCTCCGGACCCCCGACGGCGCGGCCCGACCTGGCGGCTGCGCTGCGGGAGCTGCGCGCCCAGTACGAGGCGCTGCCGGCCCGCAACCTGCAGGCGGCCGAGGACTGGTACCGCGCTCGCTGCGCCAGCCTCCACGAGCGGGCGGCCCGCAGCCAGGAGGCCGTCAGGGCCAGCCGCCGCGAGGCTGGAGAGTGCCGCCGGCAGCTGCAGGCCCGGGTGGTGGAGATGGAGAGCCTGCGCGGAGCACATGAGTCCCTCGAgcggcagctgcaggagctggaggaaagGCACAGCGCCGAGGCCGCGGGGCTGCAG GACACCATTGGGCAGCTGGAGGCTGACCTGCGCAACACTAAAACTGAAATGGCCCGGCACCTGAGGGAGTATCAGGACCTGCTGAATGTGAAGATGGCCCTGGATATCGAGATCACTGCCTACAG gaagctgctggagGGAGAGGAAAACCTGTTCAGCATGGGGAGTGCTGGCCTTCCAGCCATGAACCCCCTCCCCAACCCCACCTACTCTTTCCAGCCACGCTCCTCCACTACATCCTTCAAGAAAGAGGAGCAAAGAGAGGCGGTTAGAGCAAGCTCCAAGATACCACCTGGTCAGGCTGGGATGCTTGATGGGACCATAACAACTGCCAAGAAAGCGGAGAGGTTCAACGTGCGTGGAGGAATCATTGCAAATGCTAAAGTGTAA